In the genome of Candidatus Nitrosotenuis sp. DW1, one region contains:
- a CDS encoding KTSC domain-containing protein → MNTTHIEEMMERMRIESSDLKSVGYDESTQTLEIEFRQGGVYQYFGVPKKIHDGLMQYALSHDQYHNRFIKNRYRHKKIR, encoded by the coding sequence ATGAATACGACGCACATAGAGGAGATGATGGAAAGGATGCGAATTGAGTCAAGTGATCTAAAATCAGTCGGGTATGACGAGTCAACGCAAACGCTCGAAATAGAGTTCCGGCAGGGAGGAGTATACCAATACTTTGGAGTACCAAAAAAGATTCACGACGGCTTGATGCAGTATGCGTTATCCCATGATCAGTATCACAACAGATTCATCAAAAACCGCTACAGACACAAGAAGATTCGCTGA
- the purQ gene encoding phosphoribosylformylglycinamidine synthase subunit PurQ, with the protein MKVGIVVFPGSNCDRDMYHVLLDVFKLDVKYFWHEDKLPKDLDAIVLPGGFSYGDRLRAGVIAAHSPIIADVKRMADKGMPVLGVCNGFQILVESELLPGVLLKNTSLNFMCRWTELIVENNKTPFTNKFALKERIPIPIANGEGRYYVDKATLAMLKKNNQIVFRYGESVNNSVFDIAGICNKEGNVVGMMPHPERAVEAEINPGDSKPASVIFESLITTVGARK; encoded by the coding sequence GTGAAAGTCGGTATTGTCGTATTTCCCGGGAGTAACTGCGATCGCGACATGTACCACGTTTTACTTGACGTTTTCAAACTAGATGTGAAATATTTTTGGCATGAGGACAAGCTACCAAAGGATCTGGATGCTATTGTTCTACCGGGTGGTTTTTCTTACGGTGATAGACTGCGGGCAGGGGTGATTGCCGCACACAGTCCAATAATTGCCGATGTCAAAAGGATGGCAGACAAGGGAATGCCAGTTCTTGGGGTGTGCAACGGATTTCAGATATTGGTAGAGTCTGAGCTTCTACCTGGCGTATTGCTAAAAAACACGTCACTTAACTTCATGTGCAGATGGACTGAGCTCATAGTGGAAAACAACAAGACTCCGTTTACCAACAAATTTGCGCTAAAGGAGAGAATCCCAATTCCTATCGCAAATGGCGAGGGGCGATATTATGTAGACAAGGCCACACTTGCCATGCTAAAGAAAAACAACCAGATTGTGTTTAGGTATGGGGAATCCGTAAACAATTCTGTATTTGACATTGCCGGAATCTGCAACAAGGAGGGAAACGTGGTCGGCATGATGCCGCATCCCGAGCGTGCAGTTGAGGCTGAAATCAACCCTGGAGATTCCAAACCGGCATCTGTGATTTTTGAATCTTTGATTACTACTGTTGGTGCAAGAAAATGA
- a CDS encoding 2'-5' RNA ligase family protein — protein sequence MFSIWVEPATKDAKYLLQIICNLGKKYHSNTFNPHITMYSGIRSVSDAKLAIQNCKDMRKFTVMATDLTFSDNLWKTVFVNVEKNQRLKQIHTTVKKNIRQSTKYRFNPHISLIYKKMGDSKKQEIIDGLKIKQKFTFDKISVITSSRNVEKWEVIDRVVLK from the coding sequence ATGTTTTCTATTTGGGTAGAGCCTGCAACAAAAGACGCAAAATATCTGTTGCAAATAATTTGCAATCTTGGAAAAAAATATCACTCCAACACGTTTAATCCACACATTACAATGTATAGCGGGATACGGAGTGTCTCTGATGCAAAACTTGCCATTCAAAACTGCAAAGACATGAGAAAGTTCACAGTAATGGCAACTGATTTGACTTTTTCTGACAATCTGTGGAAGACAGTGTTTGTCAATGTGGAAAAAAATCAGAGACTAAAACAAATCCACACCACCGTAAAGAAAAACATTCGTCAAAGCACAAAATATCGATTCAATCCACACATCAGCCTGATATACAAAAAAATGGGCGACTCTAAAAAACAAGAAATCATAGATGGCTTAAAAATAAAACAAAAATTTACGTTTGATAAAATTAGCGTAATTACGTCCTCCCGGAACGTAGAAAAATGGGAGGTAATTGATCGTGTGGTTCTCAAATAA
- the msrA gene encoding peptide-methionine (S)-S-oxide reductase MsrA, whose translation MKATFGAGCFWCVEDVFRKTKGVTSTAVGYSGGWQKNPTYQDVCTDMTGHAEVVQVEFDPSVLPYEKLLDVFWQSHDPTSLNRQGPDVGKQYRSVIFCHDGDQEKVARQSKENLDKSGKLDKKIVTEIKPAEEFYRAEEYHQQYYAKCGLG comes from the coding sequence ATGAAAGCTACGTTTGGTGCGGGTTGTTTTTGGTGTGTAGAGGACGTATTTAGAAAAACAAAAGGAGTCACGTCAACTGCAGTGGGATACAGCGGAGGGTGGCAAAAAAACCCCACGTATCAAGACGTGTGCACCGATATGACAGGACACGCCGAAGTAGTGCAGGTGGAGTTTGATCCATCCGTACTGCCATACGAAAAACTATTGGACGTATTCTGGCAATCACACGATCCAACCTCGCTTAATCGGCAGGGGCCTGATGTTGGAAAACAATATCGCTCTGTCATATTTTGTCACGATGGTGATCAGGAAAAAGTCGCAAGGCAGTCAAAAGAAAATCTGGACAAGTCAGGCAAGCTTGATAAAAAAATAGTTACTGAAATCAAGCCTGCAGAGGAGTTTTACAGGGCAGAGGAATACCACCAGCAGTATTATGCAAAGTGCGGCCTTGGATGA
- a CDS encoding UbiX family flavin prenyltransferase — translation MKLVIGITGSTGVVYGVRILEALKECGVETHLVITEWAKKCLAMETDYKIDDVKNLAAQYSDDSNLASGISSGTYQTDGMIVIPCSMKTLSSIANGYDETLVARAAGVTLKESRKLILVTRETPLTAINLENMLKLARLGVVILPPVPGFYTKPKSIEQIIDHTVGKCLDQFGIEHNLYKRWGT, via the coding sequence ATGAAGCTTGTGATTGGAATTACAGGAAGCACTGGCGTAGTCTATGGTGTGCGAATACTTGAGGCGCTCAAGGAATGCGGGGTCGAAACGCATTTGGTCATCACGGAATGGGCAAAAAAATGCCTTGCAATGGAGACTGACTACAAGATTGATGACGTAAAAAACCTGGCAGCCCAGTATTCTGACGACTCTAATCTGGCGTCTGGGATCTCAAGCGGTACATACCAAACCGATGGGATGATTGTGATTCCGTGTAGCATGAAGACTTTGTCCAGCATAGCAAATGGTTATGATGAGACGCTTGTCGCAAGGGCAGCTGGCGTCACACTAAAGGAATCAAGAAAACTCATTCTGGTAACCCGGGAGACTCCTCTTACTGCCATAAATCTGGAAAACATGCTCAAGCTTGCGCGACTCGGGGTCGTGATACTGCCTCCTGTTCCGGGGTTCTATACAAAGCCCAAGTCAATTGAGCAAATAATTGATCATACTGTTGGTAAATGCCTTGACCAGTTTGGCATTGAACATAATTTATACAAAAGATGGGGAACTTAG
- a CDS encoding formate--phosphoribosylaminoimidazolecarboxamide ligase family protein has translation MIKPAEIHKIADKYSDLRIGVLGSHSALEIMDGAKDEGLKTVVICQKGRDIPYRRFQRIADEIIVVNNFKDMASQKMQKRLVDTNTIIVPHRALTAYLGYETIESKFRVPIFGNRSLFQAEERSYKKNQYYLLEKSNVRYPKLFKTPKDIDRPAIVKVQEKGRKLERAFFTVSSYEDYKIKSEDRIKKGIIARDDLKKASVEELVIGTYMNFNYFHTPISDQVDFIGIERRLQTNVHDYNAIPAKQQLDINIDIQNIEVGHTPASIRESLLEKVLKMGDRFVAGVQKIYPPGIIGPFSLQSVITKDLELVVYDVSLRVPGNPIVATTSPYTKYQYGETFGVGRRIAMEIKKASQEGRLAEILT, from the coding sequence ATGATAAAGCCTGCAGAAATTCACAAAATTGCAGACAAGTACTCTGACTTGAGAATCGGAGTTTTGGGAAGCCATTCTGCGCTAGAAATCATGGATGGGGCAAAAGACGAGGGGTTAAAAACAGTCGTGATTTGCCAAAAGGGCAGAGATATCCCTTATCGAAGATTTCAGAGAATCGCAGACGAGATAATCGTAGTCAACAACTTCAAAGACATGGCGTCGCAAAAGATGCAAAAGCGCCTAGTTGATACAAATACGATAATAGTTCCCCACAGGGCACTAACAGCATATTTGGGATACGAGACTATAGAAAGCAAATTCAGAGTCCCAATTTTTGGAAACCGCTCACTGTTCCAAGCAGAGGAACGAAGCTACAAGAAAAACCAGTACTATCTGCTTGAAAAATCAAATGTCAGATACCCAAAGCTTTTCAAAACTCCAAAAGACATAGACAGGCCGGCAATAGTAAAGGTCCAAGAGAAGGGCAGAAAGTTAGAGCGCGCATTTTTCACAGTGTCATCATATGAAGATTATAAAATAAAATCAGAAGACAGGATCAAAAAAGGAATCATAGCACGAGACGATCTCAAAAAGGCAAGTGTCGAGGAATTGGTAATCGGAACATACATGAATTTCAATTACTTCCACACGCCCATTTCAGACCAAGTGGATTTTATCGGAATAGAGCGCAGACTGCAGACAAACGTGCATGACTATAATGCAATTCCAGCAAAACAGCAGCTTGACATCAACATAGACATACAGAACATCGAGGTAGGCCACACCCCTGCAAGCATAAGAGAGTCATTGCTAGAAAAGGTGCTAAAGATGGGAGACAGGTTTGTAGCAGGCGTGCAAAAAATATACCCTCCAGGAATAATTGGCCCGTTTTCACTACAAAGTGTCATCACAAAAGACTTGGAGCTAGTAGTGTACGATGTATCGCTCAGGGTTCCAGGAAATCCAATTGTTGCAACCACCTCACCGTACACAAAATACCAATATGGAGAAACCTTTGGCGTTGGAAGAAGAATAGCAATGGAAATCAAAAAGGCAAGCCAGGAGGGAAGGCTTGCTGAAATTCTAACCTAG
- a CDS encoding Sec-independent protein translocase subunit TatA/TatB, giving the protein MILQNVTNAGIGMGEIVFIIIIAAILIFGAKKIPELARTLGRAKGEFEKGKLESDKELKDLEKKEHKEKKEPKEKKS; this is encoded by the coding sequence ATGATACTACAGAATGTAACCAATGCCGGGATCGGTATGGGCGAGATCGTCTTTATCATAATAATAGCAGCAATTCTGATATTCGGTGCAAAGAAGATTCCAGAACTAGCAAGAACACTTGGAAGAGCCAAGGGCGAATTTGAAAAAGGAAAATTAGAATCAGATAAAGAACTCAAAGACCTAGAAAAGAAAGAGCACAAGGAAAAGAAAGAACCAAAAGAAAAGAAAAGCTAG
- a CDS encoding CBS domain-containing protein yields the protein MGQVRDIMNKQVITISKEKTCLEAASLLQEKDISFLVVTEGQNPVGILSEADFVRKLIVKNRLASDVPISEIMSPKFRWVEPTTPIEDAVQKMLNNNIRRLLVLENEKLVGVITQTDLASHLRSKLLIDETIKSIGKED from the coding sequence ATGGGCCAAGTCAGAGACATAATGAACAAGCAGGTAATCACCATATCAAAGGAAAAAACGTGCTTGGAGGCAGCATCATTACTTCAGGAAAAAGACATTAGCTTTCTAGTAGTGACTGAGGGCCAAAACCCAGTAGGAATACTAAGCGAGGCAGACTTTGTTAGAAAACTCATAGTCAAGAACAGGCTTGCGTCCGACGTACCAATATCTGAGATAATGTCCCCCAAGTTCAGGTGGGTTGAGCCAACTACGCCAATTGAGGATGCAGTGCAAAAAATGCTAAACAACAACATTAGAAGGCTGCTGGTACTTGAAAACGAAAAGCTCGTAGGCGTCATCACGCAGACAGACCTCGCGTCTCATTTGAGGAGCAAGCTGCTCATAGATGAGACAATAAAGTCAATTGGAAAAGAAGACTAG
- the purS gene encoding phosphoribosylformylglycinamidine synthase subunit PurS: MPMFEVQVIIENKPGISDPEGATILNDLVLKGSYSSVKKIRSAKMLRFQISTTNKKTAEETVRELCNELRIYNPMVSKVTFTVN, encoded by the coding sequence ATGCCGATGTTTGAGGTCCAAGTTATAATTGAAAACAAACCCGGAATAAGTGATCCTGAAGGCGCTACAATCCTAAATGATTTGGTCCTGAAGGGCAGCTACTCATCGGTCAAAAAAATACGATCTGCAAAAATGCTAAGATTCCAGATAAGCACCACCAACAAAAAAACTGCAGAAGAAACAGTTCGAGAACTCTGCAACGAACTTAGGATCTACAATCCTATGGTAAGCAAGGTCACGTTTACCGTAAACTAG
- a CDS encoding bifunctional nuclease family protein, producing the protein MNIDQKEEPDYSTAKITHVGFIDPYALEGIIILQSDDKKEFHMRAFSGEVARHIKSFVEGKRDNLPTIYNMIEQLCEENELYLVKVKVYESGSVLRANLYFTGKKDIVLRNYRASDAVALGVFYNIPILVRKTLLKKSLEV; encoded by the coding sequence TTGAACATAGATCAAAAAGAAGAGCCTGACTATTCCACTGCAAAAATTACTCATGTTGGATTTATTGATCCCTATGCACTGGAAGGAATAATCATTCTGCAATCTGATGATAAAAAAGAATTCCATATGCGCGCATTTTCTGGAGAGGTGGCAAGGCACATCAAGAGTTTTGTCGAGGGAAAACGTGACAACCTGCCGACCATATACAACATGATTGAGCAGTTATGCGAGGAAAATGAACTGTATCTGGTAAAGGTCAAAGTGTATGAAAGTGGAAGCGTCTTGCGCGCAAATCTTTACTTTACTGGTAAAAAGGACATCGTTCTTAGGAACTATAGGGCCTCTGACGCGGTTGCATTGGGGGTGTTTTACAACATCCCGATTCTTGTGAGAAAAACTCTCTTAAAGAAAAGCCTCGAGGTCTAG
- a CDS encoding DUF5615 family PIN-like protein, protein MKILVDEMDDGMDEKLRSLGYEAYSVKKLLAEGKKLRTDYSIINYARENQMILVTRDTESGQACAENNLPCILLDNNEIFKIVVEKLKTLS, encoded by the coding sequence ATGAAAATACTTGTCGACGAAATGGACGACGGAATGGATGAAAAACTACGCAGTCTTGGGTATGAGGCATATTCTGTAAAAAAACTACTCGCCGAGGGAAAAAAACTCCGAACCGATTACTCTATAATTAATTATGCACGGGAAAATCAAATGATATTGGTGACACGTGATACGGAAAGCGGTCAGGCGTGCGCAGAAAACAACCTTCCATGCATATTGCTTGATAACAACGAGATCTTCAAAATCGTAGTTGAGAAACTCAAAACACTGTCTTGA
- the tatC gene encoding twin-arginine translocase subunit TatC: MSELHGIFQHISELRKRVTRIAIAVIIVIIFILTFRLEHFVYNGITLYYPIPEPINNIAAQITNHMRQELVPESVQIIQTAPGQAFYAQMYVAAITGIVLSMPIIIREFTAFIRPALKENEVRATRSIAVPALVLFVSGVVFSYFTVIPFMLDFLYQYGEASGLITFLNVMDFVSFVLQFLLAFGVAFQLPLIMYAATASGITDAKFWRRNIRYAIVILVIIGAVVTPDGSGVTMWFISGPMIVLYLAGMVVIERRELRIKKTQQR; the protein is encoded by the coding sequence ATGTCTGAACTACACGGAATTTTTCAGCACATATCAGAGCTGCGAAAAAGAGTAACAAGAATAGCAATTGCAGTAATCATCGTCATCATATTCATTCTTACGTTTAGACTTGAGCACTTTGTTTACAACGGAATCACACTTTACTATCCCATCCCAGAACCAATCAATAACATTGCGGCACAGATAACAAACCACATGCGGCAAGAACTTGTACCAGAAAGCGTTCAGATCATCCAGACAGCCCCAGGCCAGGCATTCTACGCGCAAATGTATGTCGCAGCAATTACGGGAATTGTGCTTTCCATGCCAATCATCATAAGAGAGTTTACGGCGTTTATCAGGCCGGCGCTAAAGGAAAATGAAGTCAGGGCGACTCGTTCAATAGCAGTTCCGGCGTTGGTTCTTTTTGTATCAGGGGTGGTGTTTTCGTACTTTACAGTGATACCGTTTATGCTAGATTTTCTGTACCAGTATGGGGAAGCGTCAGGTCTGATTACGTTTTTGAACGTGATGGATTTTGTGTCGTTTGTTTTGCAGTTTTTGCTTGCATTTGGAGTTGCGTTTCAGCTCCCATTAATCATGTATGCTGCAACAGCGTCAGGAATTACAGATGCCAAATTTTGGCGAAGAAACATCAGGTACGCAATTGTGATTCTAGTGATTATTGGAGCAGTGGTCACTCCCGATGGGAGCGGCGTTACAATGTGGTTTATTTCAGGACCCATGATTGTGCTATATCTGGCAGGCATGGTAGTAATAGAAAGACGGGAATTGAGAATTAAAAAAACCCAACAGAGATAA
- a CDS encoding fibronectin type III domain-containing protein, with amino-acid sequence MNRLAVLLLSSVLILVSLHAEVNAATVPDAPSGLTVTAVSPTQINLFWSTPNDGQSSITGYKIEYRVGSGSYSVLVSNTASTSTTYSHTGLTTDQTYTYHVYAINSIGTSASSSEVSATPTSTSSGTNPGAPTGLTAVPASPTQVNLSWSAPSNNGGYQITGYRIEYRVGSSSYTTLVSNTGSLSTAYSHTGLTTGQVYIYRVFTITSFGTSVQPSTEAVAQPQSSSALTVPGAPTGLTAVPVSPTQVNLSWTTPSNNGGSAISGYKIESKSGSGSYSVLVSNTASTSTIYSHTGLVTGTVYTYKVSAVNSIGTGTTSSEVSATPTSSSSATVPSAPTSLIATSVSSTQNNLSWSAPSNNGGYQITGYKIEYRIGSGSYSVLVSNTASTSTAYSHTGLSAGQTYVYRVSAINSIGTSSASAESSTTPSSSNTPSAPTGFTAVTASPTQVNLSWSPPSNNGGSAITGYKIEVKKGTGSYETLVANTASTATSFIHTGLTKGTIYYYRVSAINSVGTGPSSDASATPKETTAPALTAIAVSPTSITLSWVPPSQTYKQQITGYKIDEKIGPDAYKTISENTGSTVTTYSITGLTTGKPHTYVVSAFFTLGASPFSNEASATPLSTSAPPQSQSNVNPPGTPTGLAATSASPTTINLSWSAPSNTGGSAITGYKIEVKKNPGQFETLTSSTQNSTTKYSHTGLTTGATYVYRVYAINSVGISSPSAEASAIPSAVSAHPPGAPTLTINHNANQANLRWSSPSNDGGAPITGYKIEYKIGSGSYMTLITKATGTSYSHTGLLANTYSYRVYAVNSAGTGAPSNEVSVVVAAPTKPTTPTVPEETETPTEEPKQEGPKTNIPGFPDPARDPQYYVDRYNNEPEFAAWFDKNFPGESIYDVVGATDPSKKEVITTHIPGFPDPAKDSEYYIYLYKNEPSFKAWFDENFQDQTIYALFGVPEPEPVQDATKCGTGTHLEGGVCVLDAEKGGGCLVATAAYGTELSSQVQLLREIRDNVLLNTDSGTTFMAGFNQFYYLFSPTVADLERQSPVFKEIVKVAMLPMLSTMPILNNAGSESEVAWYGMGIILLNAGIYLGIPIFSILAIKNRSKIQHFKSQRQ; translated from the coding sequence ATGAATCGACTAGCTGTGTTATTACTATCCTCTGTTCTCATTTTGGTATCTCTTCACGCTGAAGTAAATGCGGCAACAGTTCCAGACGCACCATCTGGACTAACAGTGACTGCCGTATCGCCAACCCAGATCAATCTTTTCTGGTCTACTCCAAATGACGGCCAGTCAAGTATCACTGGATACAAAATAGAATACAGGGTTGGCTCTGGCTCCTATTCTGTCCTAGTGTCAAACACTGCCAGCACATCTACCACATACTCTCACACTGGACTGACAACTGATCAAACCTACACTTACCATGTGTATGCGATTAATTCGATTGGAACAAGCGCATCTTCATCTGAGGTGTCTGCGACTCCCACCTCGACATCCTCTGGAACAAATCCTGGCGCACCTACTGGTCTTACCGCAGTACCTGCATCACCAACCCAGGTCAACCTGTCCTGGTCTGCCCCCTCAAACAACGGAGGGTACCAAATCACCGGCTACCGAATAGAATACAGAGTTGGTTCAAGCTCTTACACTACTCTGGTATCAAATACTGGAAGTTTGTCAACGGCTTATTCGCATACTGGACTTACCACCGGCCAAGTTTACATTTATCGCGTATTCACAATTACCTCATTTGGAACCAGCGTACAACCGTCAACCGAAGCAGTAGCACAACCCCAATCCTCCTCTGCACTGACAGTTCCTGGCGCACCTACTGGTCTTACCGCAGTACCTGTTTCGCCAACCCAGGTCAACTTGTCCTGGACTACTCCATCAAACAACGGCGGTTCTGCCATCTCTGGTTACAAGATTGAATCTAAATCCGGCTCTGGCTCCTATTCTGTCCTAGTGTCAAACACTGCCAGCACATCTACCATATACTCTCACACTGGACTTGTAACTGGAACTGTCTATACGTACAAGGTTTCCGCCGTTAATTCTATCGGTACTGGAACTACGTCATCTGAGGTGTCTGCGACTCCCACATCTTCATCTTCTGCAACAGTTCCAAGCGCTCCTACATCTCTGATTGCAACTAGTGTGTCTTCGACTCAAAACAACCTGTCCTGGTCTGCCCCCTCAAACAACGGAGGGTACCAAATCACTGGATACAAAATAGAATATCGTATAGGCTCTGGCTCCTATTCTGTCCTAGTGTCAAACACTGCCAGCACATCTACTGCATACTCTCATACTGGACTGAGTGCAGGACAAACCTATGTTTACCGTGTTTCCGCAATTAATTCAATTGGAACTAGCAGCGCATCGGCAGAATCTTCTACTACTCCATCCTCATCAAATACTCCAAGTGCGCCAACCGGTTTTACCGCAGTTACTGCATCGCCAACCCAGGTCAACTTGTCCTGGTCTCCACCGTCAAACAACGGCGGCTCTGCCATAACTGGGTACAAAATTGAGGTAAAAAAGGGCACGGGCTCTTACGAGACGCTGGTTGCAAACACTGCCAGCACCGCAACATCGTTTATCCACACTGGACTGACAAAAGGAACCATATACTATTACCGTGTTTCTGCAATTAATTCCGTTGGAACTGGCCCTTCAAGTGATGCATCGGCAACACCAAAAGAGACAACGGCACCGGCGCTTACTGCAATAGCTGTCTCTCCAACCTCAATCACACTGTCATGGGTTCCACCGTCACAAACATACAAGCAGCAAATCACAGGATACAAGATAGATGAAAAAATTGGCCCAGATGCATACAAGACAATATCTGAAAACACCGGCTCTACTGTGACAACATATTCGATCACTGGGCTTACAACTGGGAAACCTCATACCTACGTCGTTTCTGCATTTTTTACCTTGGGCGCAAGTCCATTTTCAAACGAGGCATCTGCAACGCCTTTGTCTACCTCTGCTCCGCCTCAATCACAGTCAAACGTAAACCCTCCTGGAACGCCAACAGGGCTTGCTGCAACGTCTGCATCCCCAACAACAATCAACCTGTCCTGGTCAGCCCCATCAAACACGGGAGGCTCTGCTATAACTGGATACAAAATCGAAGTAAAAAAGAACCCAGGTCAATTTGAGACCCTCACATCTAGCACTCAAAACTCTACTACAAAATATTCCCACACTGGATTAACAACTGGGGCGACATATGTCTACAGGGTTTACGCAATTAATTCTGTTGGGATAAGCTCCCCGTCTGCTGAGGCCTCCGCAATACCGTCTGCAGTTTCGGCGCACCCTCCTGGCGCCCCAACCCTCACCATAAATCACAATGCAAATCAGGCAAATCTTCGCTGGTCATCTCCCTCAAATGACGGCGGCGCCCCTATTACTGGATACAAGATAGAATACAAAATTGGCTCTGGATCATACATGACTTTGATTACCAAGGCAACTGGCACGTCGTATTCCCATACTGGGCTATTGGCAAACACCTATTCTTACAGGGTTTATGCGGTAAACTCTGCTGGAACTGGTGCTCCGTCAAACGAAGTCTCTGTTGTGGTTGCGGCACCAACAAAACCGACAACTCCTACCGTTCCAGAAGAAACGGAGACGCCTACGGAAGAACCCAAACAGGAAGGGCCAAAAACCAACATTCCTGGATTCCCAGACCCTGCAAGAGATCCGCAATATTACGTAGATAGATACAACAACGAGCCTGAATTTGCTGCATGGTTTGACAAAAACTTCCCAGGCGAATCAATCTATGATGTAGTGGGGGCCACTGATCCTAGCAAAAAGGAAGTAATCACGACCCACATTCCTGGATTCCCAGACCCTGCCAAGGACTCTGAATACTACATTTATCTGTACAAAAACGAGCCTTCGTTCAAGGCATGGTTTGACGAAAACTTCCAAGACCAAACAATCTATGCGTTATTTGGCGTCCCTGAACCAGAGCCGGTCCAAGACGCCACAAAATGTGGAACTGGAACGCATCTTGAAGGGGGAGTCTGCGTGCTTGATGCTGAAAAAGGCGGTGGTTGCCTTGTCGCAACTGCTGCATATGGGACTGAACTATCCTCACAAGTGCAGCTACTGCGGGAAATACGAGACAATGTCTTGCTCAATACTGACTCTGGTACGACCTTCATGGCAGGATTCAACCAGTTTTACTATTTGTTTAGCCCAACCGTGGCAGATTTAGAGCGACAGAGCCCTGTTTTTAAAGAAATTGTAAAGGTGGCCATGTTGCCAATGCTTTCCACAATGCCCATTCTAAACAATGCTGGTTCTGAATCTGAAGTTGCGTGGTACGGGATGGGGATAATTCTACTTAATGCCGGAATTTATCTTGGAATTCCCATTTTTTCCATCTTGGCTATCAAAAATAGATCAAAAATCCAACACTTCAAGTCTCAAAGACAGTAA
- a CDS encoding SRPBCC family protein — protein sequence MPQVHIEKIIHAERHHVFDIVANFENFQNIMPKYFPSIRVRSVRENTAIVEEHLRLGNREFVMMTKHITKYPEMHEIFVIGGDAKGTHIMEKYEKANDATKLIVDADIKMGGFLKILSVFSGEKIKIEFTKIIDEFAKLAEN from the coding sequence TTGCCCCAAGTTCACATTGAAAAGATAATACATGCCGAGCGGCACCACGTCTTTGACATTGTGGCAAACTTTGAGAACTTTCAAAACATCATGCCGAAATATTTCCCGTCAATTAGAGTAAGATCAGTTAGGGAAAACACCGCAATAGTAGAAGAGCACCTGCGGCTTGGTAATCGGGAGTTTGTAATGATGACAAAACACATCACAAAATATCCCGAAATGCATGAGATTTTTGTGATTGGCGGTGATGCAAAAGGAACTCACATCATGGAAAAATACGAAAAGGCAAACGATGCGACAAAACTAATAGTCGATGCAGACATCAAGATGGGCGGTTTTTTGAAAATCCTGTCCGTATTCTCTGGTGAAAAAATCAAAATAGAGTTTACCAAAATAATTGATGAGTTTGCTAAATTAGCCGAAAACTGA